The following proteins are co-located in the Gossypium hirsutum isolate 1008001.06 chromosome A02, Gossypium_hirsutum_v2.1, whole genome shotgun sequence genome:
- the LOC121212174 gene encoding prelamin-A/C-like yields MYLSLDVDLQNKEVEKVRKEKRKVEEDRDDLKEKYKKAQVSLKRVRLGRSLEQWQKEVQEEKVRAEYWEKKNHDPTVELEELKSKVEDLEAALHGSELRIEQFEVQEDCLKEELHQVKGQVRDRDYIIGEAIAQIREVAESVQDLVVRADALSMMYESTSDKGREEVEKENLEITHPYGIRTKTISMDQKFEQLQKDIQDQLQEQLAKMQNNMREQILEVQRSMMAKMA; encoded by the exons ATGTACCTAAGTCTAGATGTCGACCTGCAAAACAAGGAGGTTGAAAAGGTtaggaaagaaaagaggaaggtTGAGGAAGACCGAGATGATTTAAAAGAAAAGTATAAGAAGGCACAAGTATCTTTGAAGCGAGTGAGGTTAGGAAGGTCTTTAGAACAGTGGCAGAAAGAAGTTCAAGAGGAAAAAGTTAGAGCCGAATACTGGGAGAAGAA AAACCATGATCCTACGGTCGAGTTAGAAGAGCTAAAAAGTAAGGTTGAAGATTTGGAAGCGGCATTGCATGGTAGTGAACTTCGTATTGAGCAGTTCGAGGTGCAAGAAGATTGTCTCAAAGAAGAGCTCCATCAAGTTAAAGGTCAAGTCAGAGATAGAGATTATATTATTGGAGAGGCAATAGCCCAGATCCGAGAGGTTGCTGAATCTGTTCAAGACTTAGTAGTACGAGCGGATGCTTTGAGCATGATGTATGAGTCAACGTCTGATAAAGgtcgaga AGAGGTAGAAAAGGAAAATCTGGAAATCACACATCCCTACGGCATTCGCACTAAAACTATAAGTATGGATCAAAAGTTCGAACAATTACAAAAGGATATACAAGACCAattgcaagagcagttggccaagATGCAGAATAACATGAGGGAACAAATACTAGAGGTTCAGAGGAGTATGATGGCCAAAATGGCTTAG